GCACACGGATGCTGACCCGGCCATCCTCAAAAATTTTCGTTGTTATGTAGACGATCCCCAGCGTGTTTCGGTAGGCATGCACAATACAGTTCGTCACCGCCTCGGACACCGACGTCTTGATATCCGAAAGCTCGTCGATCGTGGGGTCGAGCTGCGCCACAAACGCGGCGACCGTCGCCCGCGCGAAGCTTTCGTTGGCGGAACAGCTCAAAAAGGAGACGCTCATTTCATTCATCGGTTTCATCGTACACCACATCCTTTTCAAATTTTGCAAGCCTGTCCAGCCCTGCAAGGGAAACCACTTTTTCAATTTTAGGCGGCAGATTGGCGATGACGAGCGCCCCACCCAAAAGCTGCATCAGCTTGTAGCGGCCCATGATCAGCCCGACGCCGGAGCTGTCCATAAAGGTGACGTGCGCGAAGTCCAGGATCAGGCGCTTCGGTTTTGTCTTCCCCGCCGTCTCGTCGATAT
This window of the Ruminococcaceae bacterium BL-6 genome carries:
- the spoIIAB gene encoding anti-sigma factor (antagonist of sigma(F)) and serine kinase (Evidence 2a : Function from experimental evidences in other organisms; PubMedId : 15023063, 15187183, 15819616, 16166546, 16824103, 22115775; Product type cp : cell process); the encoded protein is MKPMNEMSVSFLSCSANESFARATVAAFVAQLDPTIDELSDIKTSVSEAVTNCIVHAYRNTLGIVYITTKIFEDGRVSIRVRDKGCGIEDIAKAREPLFTTAGEERAGLGFAVMESFMDQVNVTSHVGRGTTVTLKKKISRRQAENG
- the spoIIAA gene encoding Anti-sigma F factor antagonist, yielding MNVRLVLKDGTLTARLSGEIDHHSAQAVRENIDETAGKTKPKRLILDFAHVTFMDSSGVGLIMGRYKLMQLLGGALVIANLPPKIEKVVSLAGLDRLAKFEKDVVYDETDE